A single genomic interval of Streptomyces sp. BA2 harbors:
- a CDS encoding sensor histidine kinase, with product MTPAHGTSDHGAPDQDWSEGAQPLTRYVERGVQWMRAFDRRLPLVWDLHLVGFFVFAAFIDLVGDGWRNIAQNTDVPAWALYAITLAATVPLLWRRTHPLAVYIVMLLASLANNWTGAVLQASLTLLIVVFNIAIRLPLRTLAWSYALLVLPPVVGHLRHPQGSWDQQVVPTMMSFAIVALMGIAFRTRQEYMASLVQRAKQLEVERDQQAQLATNAERTRIAREMHDIIGHNLSVITTLADGGSYAAAKSPERAAQALTAIGTTSRQALTELRRLLDVLREEAPQSPEAAALAPQPALTDLDQLIDGVRAAGLPVRSTVRGRPDSLPAGRQLTVYRVVQEALTNTLKHGGPYATAYVEVAYGDDGVRATVTDTGAGGGPPAVDSGGRGLTGMRERTALYDGTLEAGPLPHPQGGWHVELHLPKESTQ from the coding sequence GTGACCCCGGCGCACGGAACCTCCGACCACGGCGCCCCGGACCAGGACTGGTCCGAGGGCGCACAGCCTCTGACCCGGTACGTGGAGCGCGGCGTCCAGTGGATGCGCGCCTTCGACCGCCGCCTCCCGCTGGTCTGGGATCTCCATCTGGTCGGGTTCTTCGTGTTCGCCGCGTTCATCGACCTCGTGGGCGACGGCTGGCGGAACATCGCCCAGAACACGGACGTTCCGGCCTGGGCCCTGTACGCGATCACGCTGGCCGCCACGGTGCCGCTCCTGTGGCGCCGCACCCATCCGCTCGCGGTCTACATCGTCATGCTGCTCGCGTCGCTGGCCAACAACTGGACGGGCGCCGTCCTGCAGGCCTCGCTCACCCTGCTCATCGTCGTCTTCAACATCGCGATACGGCTTCCGCTGCGCACGTTGGCCTGGTCGTACGCGCTGCTCGTGCTGCCGCCCGTGGTCGGCCATCTCCGCCACCCGCAGGGCAGTTGGGACCAGCAGGTGGTGCCGACGATGATGAGCTTCGCGATCGTCGCTCTGATGGGCATCGCGTTCCGCACCCGCCAGGAGTACATGGCATCGCTGGTGCAGCGCGCCAAGCAGCTCGAAGTCGAACGCGACCAGCAGGCGCAGCTCGCCACCAACGCCGAACGCACGCGCATCGCCCGGGAGATGCACGACATCATCGGCCACAATCTCTCGGTCATCACGACTCTCGCGGACGGCGGTTCGTACGCCGCCGCCAAGTCCCCGGAGCGTGCCGCCCAGGCCCTCACCGCCATCGGCACCACAAGCCGTCAGGCCCTGACGGAGCTGCGCCGGCTCCTGGACGTCCTGCGCGAGGAGGCCCCTCAGTCACCTGAGGCCGCTGCTCTCGCTCCCCAGCCCGCCCTCACCGACCTGGACCAACTCATCGACGGGGTACGGGCCGCGGGGCTTCCGGTACGCAGCACGGTGCGCGGCCGCCCGGACTCGCTCCCGGCGGGCCGACAACTCACGGTCTACCGCGTGGTGCAGGAAGCCCTCACGAACACGCTCAAGCACGGGGGCCCGTACGCGACGGCCTATGTGGAAGTCGCGTACGGCGACGACGGGGTGCGGGCGACGGTGACGGACACGGGTGCGGGAGGCGGGCCGCCGGCCGTGGACTCCGGCGGCAGGGGACTGACGGGAATGCGCGAGCGAACGGCCCTGTACGACGGGACACTTGAGGCAGGCCCGCTGCCGCACCCGCAGGGCGGCTGGCACGTCGAACTCCATCTCCCCAAGGAATCCACCCAGTGA
- a CDS encoding response regulator gives MTTVLIVDDQPMQRFGFRMLLESQDDMRVVGEAGNGSEAVRMTAELHPDVALMDIRMPGLDGIEATRRIVAAGDRTRVLILTTFDLDEYAYAGLRAGASGFLIKDALPEELLSGIRAVATGDAVVAPSLTRRLLDAYADHLPMPRAGSDATDPSRDPRLASLTDREREILTVIGQGWTNAEIAGRLHLAESTVKTHVGRVLAKTGARDRVQAVILAYDTKLVRPE, from the coding sequence GTGACGACCGTGCTCATCGTCGACGACCAGCCGATGCAACGCTTCGGCTTCCGCATGCTCCTGGAGAGCCAGGACGACATGAGGGTCGTGGGAGAGGCCGGCAACGGCAGCGAGGCGGTCCGCATGACGGCCGAACTCCACCCGGACGTCGCCCTGATGGACATCCGCATGCCGGGCCTGGACGGAATCGAGGCCACGCGCCGCATCGTGGCGGCGGGCGACCGCACCCGCGTCCTGATCCTCACCACGTTCGACCTCGACGAGTACGCGTATGCGGGCCTGCGCGCGGGAGCCTCGGGGTTCCTCATCAAGGACGCCCTGCCGGAGGAACTGCTCTCCGGCATCCGCGCGGTCGCCACGGGGGACGCGGTCGTGGCCCCGAGCCTGACCCGCCGCCTCCTGGACGCGTACGCCGATCATTTGCCGATGCCGCGGGCGGGCTCGGACGCCACCGACCCGTCCCGGGACCCACGCCTGGCCTCACTGACGGACCGGGAGCGCGAAATCCTGACGGTCATCGGGCAGGGCTGGACGAACGCGGAGATCGCGGGCCGGCTGCATCTCGCGGAGTCGACGGTGAAGACGCATGTGGGGCGCGTTCTGGCGAAGAC